The following are from one region of the Sandaracinus amylolyticus genome:
- a CDS encoding sigma-54 interaction domain-containing protein encodes MKRVKRRDEDDDEPLAASAIEDLAGPALVLDASLAIVLATEGAAELVGTDVPLGVSAPKLLCGGSVNRPIAEALAKGVPVTGTVVRPGPGGTERRIVVRATPIERRKKRVGWVLLLDTEAVEEGDEPVLFHGMWTRDAAMKHAFHIADRAARRDASVLLRGETGTGKELFARAIHALSPRAKGPFAAINCAALPATLLESELFGHVRGAFTGAVRDQPGFFKGADHGTAFLDEVAEMPLELQAKLLRVLETKTVIPVGGREPIAIDVRIVAATHQSLRAAVEQGRFRADLMYRLRVIPVFVPPLRARPADVALLAQKIIEELNRQGGRRVTRVSPSALAALERYPWPGNVRELRNALEYAYVIGEGPVLVPGDLPAEIAEPTSSPDVIEAAPRVNTPPPAPEGEPAEMTRVRRALERAGGNRERAAQILGISRVTLWRRMRELGIDDESV; translated from the coding sequence ATGAAACGCGTGAAACGTCGCGACGAGGACGACGACGAGCCGCTCGCCGCGAGCGCGATCGAGGACCTCGCGGGACCGGCCCTGGTGCTCGACGCGAGCCTCGCGATCGTCCTCGCGACCGAGGGTGCGGCCGAGCTCGTCGGGACCGACGTGCCGCTCGGCGTGAGCGCGCCGAAGCTGCTCTGCGGGGGCTCGGTGAATCGGCCGATCGCCGAGGCGCTCGCCAAGGGCGTGCCCGTCACCGGCACCGTGGTGCGCCCCGGGCCGGGCGGCACCGAGCGCCGCATCGTCGTGCGCGCGACGCCGATCGAGCGCCGCAAGAAGCGCGTCGGGTGGGTGCTGCTCCTCGACACCGAGGCGGTCGAGGAGGGCGACGAGCCGGTGTTGTTCCACGGCATGTGGACGCGCGACGCCGCGATGAAACACGCGTTTCACATCGCCGACCGCGCGGCGCGTCGTGACGCGAGCGTGCTGCTGCGTGGCGAGACCGGCACCGGCAAGGAGCTCTTCGCGCGTGCGATCCACGCGCTCTCGCCGCGCGCCAAGGGGCCCTTCGCCGCGATCAACTGCGCGGCGCTGCCCGCGACGCTGCTCGAGAGCGAGCTCTTCGGACACGTGCGCGGCGCGTTCACCGGCGCGGTGCGCGATCAGCCCGGGTTCTTCAAGGGCGCAGACCACGGCACCGCGTTCCTCGACGAGGTCGCGGAGATGCCGCTCGAGCTGCAGGCGAAGCTGCTGCGCGTCCTCGAGACCAAGACCGTGATCCCGGTCGGCGGCCGCGAGCCGATCGCGATCGACGTGCGCATCGTCGCGGCCACGCACCAGTCGCTGCGCGCCGCGGTCGAGCAGGGGCGCTTCCGCGCCGACCTGATGTATCGCCTGCGCGTGATCCCCGTCTTCGTGCCGCCGCTGCGCGCACGTCCCGCGGACGTCGCGCTGCTCGCGCAGAAGATCATCGAGGAGCTCAATCGCCAGGGCGGGCGCCGCGTCACGCGCGTCTCGCCCTCTGCGCTCGCCGCGCTCGAGCGTTATCCGTGGCCGGGCAACGTGCGCGAGCTGCGCAACGCGCTCGAGTACGCATACGTGATCGGCGAAGGCCCGGTGCTCGTGCCCGGAGATCTGCCGGCGGAGATCGCGGAGCCGACGTCGTCGCCCGACGTGATCGAAGCGGCACCGCGCGTGAACACGCCGCCGCCCGCGCCCGAAGGCGAGCCCGCGGAGATGACGCGGGTGCGGCGCGCGCTCGAGCGCGCCGGCGGCAACCGCGAGCGAGCCGCGCAGATCCTGGGGATCAGTCGGGTGACGCTGTGGCGCCGGATGCGCGAGCTGGGCATCGACGACGAGAGCGTGTGA
- a CDS encoding STAS/SEC14 domain-containing protein: MGTWSVDGESRPGILVLRLEGHFGEDEIRAFVAAHNAAIDAFRGADYRVLCDIRELRPMSPEAAAIMEKAKQYSSSRKNFQGSAVLVASKVVAMQHQRTSVSGGVMSTELISEDEAACERHLARVRRG, from the coding sequence ATGGGCACGTGGTCGGTGGATGGTGAGAGTCGCCCTGGAATCCTCGTGTTGCGGCTCGAGGGCCACTTCGGTGAGGACGAGATCCGCGCGTTCGTCGCCGCCCACAACGCCGCCATCGATGCCTTCCGCGGCGCCGACTACCGCGTGCTCTGCGACATCCGCGAGCTGCGGCCGATGAGCCCCGAGGCGGCGGCGATCATGGAGAAGGCGAAGCAGTACAGCAGCTCGCGGAAGAACTTCCAGGGCAGTGCGGTGCTCGTCGCGAGCAAGGTCGTCGCGATGCAGCACCAGCGAACCAGCGTGTCGGGCGGCGTGATGAGCACGGAGCTGATCTCGGAGGACGAGGCAGCCTGCGAGCGACATCTCGCGCGCGTGCGACGGGGCTGA
- a CDS encoding organic hydroperoxide resistance protein, translated as MSTPRITLDKALYTATASATGGRDGRIASDDGTLDLPVSMPRALGGSGAPGTNPEQLFAAGYAACFGSAYSLVARMQKIKTGPVTITANVTIGTAGSGFGLAVDLVANVPELPREQAEALMHAAHEVCPYSNATRGNIAVSLRLA; from the coding sequence ATGAGCACGCCCCGGATCACCCTCGACAAGGCTCTCTACACCGCCACCGCGAGCGCCACCGGCGGACGCGACGGGCGCATCGCGAGCGACGACGGCACGCTCGATCTCCCGGTGTCGATGCCGCGCGCGCTCGGCGGCAGCGGCGCGCCGGGGACGAACCCGGAGCAGCTCTTCGCGGCGGGCTACGCAGCGTGCTTCGGCAGCGCGTACTCGCTCGTCGCGCGCATGCAGAAGATCAAGACCGGCCCGGTCACGATCACCGCGAACGTGACGATCGGCACCGCCGGCAGTGGGTTCGGCCTCGCGGTCGATCTCGTCGCGAACGTGCCCGAGCTCCCGCGCGAGCAGGCCGAAGCGCTGATGCACGCGGCGCACGAGGTCTGCCCGTACTCCAACGCGACGCGCGGTAACATCGCAGTGTCCCTCCGACTCGCCTGA
- a CDS encoding MarR family winged helix-turn-helix transcriptional regulator, which produces MAADDPLHLDQQLCFALYTASRAFTRAYAPLLEPLGLTYPQYLVMLVLWEEDGVPVKRLGERLVLDSGTLTPLLKRLEQQGLVERRRDAEDERVVRIHLTAQGRALRAKARRVPVALACRAGFDVDDERSIARLTKLREELGRLIARLDRADDDDA; this is translated from the coding sequence GTGGCCGCCGACGATCCGCTCCACCTCGACCAGCAGCTCTGCTTCGCGCTCTACACCGCGTCGCGCGCCTTCACGCGCGCGTACGCGCCGCTGCTGGAGCCGCTCGGCCTCACCTACCCGCAGTACCTCGTGATGTTGGTGCTCTGGGAGGAGGACGGCGTGCCGGTGAAGCGCCTCGGCGAGCGGCTCGTGCTGGACTCCGGCACGCTCACGCCGCTGCTCAAGAGGCTCGAGCAACAGGGCCTCGTCGAGCGGCGGCGCGACGCGGAGGACGAGCGCGTGGTGCGCATCCACCTGACCGCACAGGGGCGCGCGCTGCGCGCGAAGGCGCGGCGCGTGCCGGTCGCGCTCGCGTGCCGCGCCGGGTTCGACGTCGACGACGAGCGCTCGATCGCGCGCCTCACGAAGCTGCGCGAGGAGCTCGGGCGCTTGATCGCGCGGCTCGATCGCGCCGATGACGACGACGCATGA
- a CDS encoding serine/threonine-protein kinase, whose amino-acid sequence MSERDDEPSSSIATTWVSDPRSDATLWSAEPQRAARDERPLVAVDRARYRGEAVLGLGGMGEVRLCHDEVIGRDVALKRMLDEVRERPRARARFAREALIQARLEHPSIVPVYDVGLADDDGPWFTMKRIRGRSLDSILRSAREGDPESVPSRRKLLTSFVQVCLAVDYAHRRGVIHRDLKPGNVMLGEFGEVHLLDWGLAKVRGESSAEPLDLAASEDDATVTGSLMGTPGYMSPEQARGATDHVDGRADVYALGAILFELLTLEPLVPGQSTISLLSATMQGMPRSRFDREELPPELAEACARATETEPEDRLPSARALAELVERYLDGDRDVQLRGRLAGEHFERAKRHLSAASTTAATEAARADALRELGRVVALDPTNAAALDLMTHLLVEPSATDAVPPDVEPELERSRDDERRRAASSAARRYLLWCVFVPVLAVMGVQHLPTVIAIGVLVASSALVAAFIARTRPVSAPLAALLFATSSLAIAFTAGVFGPFVLVPGLAATNTMFFALHADARHRVWVTLAGVLAIVLPFALDALGLTPPAYSFSVRGLQLEERIVALPETTTTITLLLTSTLLVAVPTLMIARMRDALGVAERRLTTQAWRLRQMLPAGTRELLARGSQRPPK is encoded by the coding sequence ATGAGTGAACGGGACGACGAGCCGTCTTCGTCGATCGCGACGACGTGGGTGTCGGACCCACGCAGCGACGCGACGCTGTGGAGCGCGGAGCCGCAGCGTGCCGCGCGCGACGAGCGGCCCTTGGTGGCGGTCGATCGCGCGCGCTACCGCGGCGAGGCCGTGCTCGGCCTCGGCGGGATGGGCGAGGTGCGGCTCTGTCACGACGAGGTGATCGGCCGCGACGTCGCGCTCAAGCGCATGCTCGACGAGGTGCGCGAGCGACCTCGCGCGCGGGCTCGCTTCGCGCGCGAGGCGCTGATCCAGGCGCGCCTCGAGCATCCGTCGATCGTGCCGGTCTACGACGTCGGGCTCGCCGACGACGACGGACCGTGGTTCACGATGAAGCGCATCCGCGGGCGCTCGCTCGACTCGATCCTGCGCAGCGCGCGCGAGGGCGATCCGGAGAGCGTGCCCTCGCGGCGCAAGCTGCTGACCTCGTTCGTACAGGTGTGCCTCGCGGTCGACTACGCGCACCGACGCGGGGTGATCCATCGCGATCTGAAGCCCGGGAACGTGATGCTCGGGGAGTTCGGCGAGGTGCACCTGCTCGACTGGGGCCTCGCGAAGGTGCGCGGAGAGAGCAGCGCCGAGCCGCTCGATCTCGCGGCGTCGGAGGACGACGCAACGGTGACCGGGAGCCTGATGGGCACGCCGGGGTACATGTCACCGGAGCAGGCGCGCGGCGCGACCGATCACGTCGACGGGCGCGCCGACGTGTACGCGCTCGGCGCGATCCTGTTCGAGCTGCTCACGCTCGAGCCGCTCGTGCCGGGGCAGAGCACGATCTCGCTGCTCTCCGCGACGATGCAGGGCATGCCGCGCTCGCGCTTCGATCGCGAGGAGCTCCCGCCCGAGCTCGCCGAGGCGTGTGCGCGCGCGACCGAGACCGAGCCCGAGGATCGACTGCCGAGCGCGCGTGCGCTCGCGGAGCTGGTCGAGCGTTATCTCGACGGCGATCGCGACGTGCAGCTGCGCGGGCGGCTCGCCGGCGAGCACTTCGAGCGCGCGAAGCGGCACCTGAGCGCGGCGTCGACGACCGCCGCCACCGAGGCGGCGCGGGCCGATGCGCTGCGCGAGCTCGGCCGCGTGGTCGCGCTCGATCCGACGAACGCGGCAGCGCTCGATCTGATGACGCACCTGCTGGTCGAGCCGAGCGCCACCGACGCGGTCCCGCCCGACGTCGAGCCCGAGCTCGAGCGTTCGCGCGACGACGAGCGCCGGCGCGCGGCGAGCTCCGCGGCACGTCGTTATCTGCTGTGGTGCGTCTTCGTGCCGGTGCTCGCGGTGATGGGCGTGCAGCACCTGCCGACGGTGATCGCGATCGGCGTGCTCGTCGCGTCGTCGGCGCTCGTCGCGGCCTTCATCGCGCGCACGCGACCGGTGAGCGCGCCGCTCGCCGCGCTGCTCTTCGCGACGAGCTCGCTCGCGATCGCGTTCACCGCGGGGGTGTTCGGGCCCTTCGTGCTGGTTCCCGGGCTCGCAGCGACGAACACGATGTTCTTCGCGCTGCACGCCGACGCACGACATCGCGTGTGGGTGACGCTCGCGGGCGTGCTCGCGATCGTGTTGCCGTTCGCGCTCGATGCGCTCGGCCTCACGCCTCCCGCGTACTCGTTCTCGGTGCGTGGGCTGCAGCTCGAGGAGCGCATCGTCGCGCTGCCCGAGACGACGACGACGATCACGCTGCTGCTCACCAGCACGCTGCTCGTGGCAGTGCCGACGCTGATGATCGCGCGCATGCGCGACGCGCTCGGGGTCGCGGAGCGAAGGCTGACGACCCAGGCGTGGCGGCTCCGCCAGATGTTGCCCGCAGGAACGCGCGAGCTGCTCGCGCGTGGCTCGCAGCGTCCGCCGAAGTGA
- a CDS encoding GNAT family N-acetyltransferase, whose protein sequence is MSPRHRRCVVLRGSADATRASALERLQTLEDARVLWVGRETTRFVSVRERGVRALVGRAFDVVVIDLHEGLDADVLGLACGMIWGGGALVLRMPPEGEVSAARDDELVVAPHTAADVTHRFWARFERVLATTTARDDAAVIGEAPHEVSGDADQRRVIDALSATFAGDAPGLAVLLADRGRGKSSALGLAIRDALARCPALRIAVGAASPDATAEIFRFALGAPDPVREGSVRFVGPAALAHDGDRYDVIVIDEAAQLPVPLLQRITRAHPDARIAFSSTCRGYEGTGRGFVLRFLEWARSEPRPIVELELAHPIRWDEGDPLERFVEHALALDAEPAAFDGIDEHAVEHVVVDRARLAEDEVLLAELFGLLVHAHYRTTPGDLHRMLDAPNLAVHALLHRGHVIAASVIAHEGALSPELCDRLAHGRERIRGHALPDTLISHGGFAEAGALRMVRSVRIAVHPSLRRQGLARRLVEHVHATYSPDLFGTLFGATPELVRFRRELGYELVRVGASRGSRTGEPAAVMVRAASERGAALVASMRIELARNLPRQLALLDADGEVSLEPELDHVLREGLPTRAPLDADTRRAIVARYVSGPQPFDAVALAVTGYVEDHADAIRALDARAAALIESRVRCTHGWERVAADAGYPTVAAAMRALRPAIRALFEHVERS, encoded by the coding sequence GTGAGCCCGCGTCATCGCCGCTGCGTGGTGCTGCGAGGGAGCGCCGACGCGACGCGCGCATCGGCCCTCGAGCGGCTGCAGACGCTCGAGGACGCGCGTGTGCTGTGGGTCGGGCGCGAGACGACGCGCTTCGTGAGCGTGCGCGAGCGGGGCGTGCGAGCGCTGGTCGGACGCGCGTTCGACGTCGTGGTGATCGACCTCCACGAAGGCCTCGATGCGGACGTGCTCGGGCTCGCGTGCGGGATGATCTGGGGCGGGGGCGCGCTCGTGCTGCGCATGCCGCCCGAAGGCGAAGTGTCGGCCGCGCGCGACGACGAGCTCGTGGTCGCACCACACACGGCGGCGGACGTGACACATCGATTCTGGGCACGCTTCGAGCGCGTGCTCGCGACCACCACGGCGCGCGACGACGCGGCAGTGATCGGCGAGGCGCCCCACGAGGTGAGCGGGGATGCCGATCAACGTCGGGTGATCGACGCGCTCTCCGCGACCTTCGCGGGTGATGCGCCCGGGCTCGCGGTGCTGCTCGCGGATCGCGGGCGAGGGAAGTCGAGCGCGCTCGGCCTCGCGATCCGCGATGCGCTCGCGCGATGCCCGGCGCTTCGCATCGCGGTCGGCGCGGCGAGCCCCGACGCGACCGCCGAGATCTTTCGATTCGCGCTGGGCGCGCCCGACCCGGTGCGCGAAGGATCGGTGCGCTTCGTGGGCCCGGCCGCCCTGGCGCACGACGGCGATCGCTACGACGTGATCGTGATCGACGAGGCCGCACAGCTCCCGGTGCCGCTGCTGCAGCGGATCACGCGCGCGCACCCCGACGCGCGCATCGCGTTCTCGAGCACGTGCCGCGGCTACGAAGGGACCGGGCGAGGATTCGTGCTGCGCTTCCTCGAATGGGCGCGGAGCGAGCCGCGGCCGATCGTGGAGCTCGAGCTCGCGCATCCGATCCGGTGGGACGAGGGAGATCCGCTCGAGCGCTTCGTCGAGCACGCGCTCGCGCTCGACGCCGAGCCCGCAGCATTCGACGGGATCGACGAGCACGCGGTGGAGCACGTGGTCGTCGATCGCGCGCGCCTCGCGGAGGACGAGGTGCTGCTCGCGGAGCTCTTCGGACTGCTGGTGCACGCGCACTACCGCACCACGCCGGGCGATCTGCACCGCATGCTCGACGCGCCGAACCTCGCGGTCCACGCGCTGCTGCACCGCGGGCACGTGATCGCGGCGAGCGTGATCGCGCACGAGGGCGCGCTCTCGCCCGAGCTCTGCGATCGGCTCGCGCACGGTCGCGAGCGCATCCGAGGTCACGCGCTACCCGACACGCTGATCTCGCACGGGGGCTTCGCGGAGGCGGGCGCGCTGCGGATGGTGCGCAGCGTGCGCATCGCCGTGCATCCCTCGCTGCGACGGCAGGGGCTCGCGCGGCGGCTCGTCGAGCACGTGCACGCGACGTATTCGCCCGATCTCTTCGGGACGCTCTTCGGCGCGACGCCCGAGCTCGTGCGGTTCCGCCGCGAGCTGGGCTACGAGCTGGTTCGCGTCGGCGCGTCGCGCGGGAGCCGCACCGGCGAGCCCGCCGCGGTGATGGTGCGCGCGGCATCGGAGCGCGGCGCCGCGCTCGTCGCGTCGATGCGCATCGAGCTCGCGCGGAACCTGCCGCGACAGCTCGCGCTGCTCGACGCCGACGGCGAGGTGAGCCTCGAGCCCGAGCTCGATCACGTGCTCCGCGAAGGGCTCCCCACCCGTGCGCCGCTCGACGCCGACACGCGTCGCGCGATCGTGGCGCGCTACGTCTCGGGCCCTCAGCCGTTCGATGCGGTCGCGCTCGCCGTCACGGGCTACGTCGAGGACCACGCGGACGCGATTCGTGCGCTGGACGCACGAGCGGCCGCCCTGATCGAGTCTCGCGTGCGCTGCACGCACGGATGGGAGCGGGTCGCGGCCGACGCGGGATATCCGACCGTCGCCGCCGCGATGCGCGCGCTGCGCCCTGCGATCCGCGCGCTCTTCGAGCACGTCGAGCGCTCATGA
- the chrA gene encoding chromate efflux transporter, whose protein sequence is METENSRTSLRELALLFLRLGATAFGGPAAHIAMIHDEVVTRRKWLSEQRFLDLLGAANLIPGPTSTELAIHVGWERRRGVGLLVAGVCFIVPAMLVTAACGWAYVEYAALPQVGWILYGVAPVVLGIVVQAIAGLAPKAARTRVLRLLAALAVALVAAGLHELAVLFVIGVLAIFAERPSTPAEPEGPPPAPMWWWPFGAGGAAATGASAITLPAIFWVFCKIGSVLFGSGYVLLAFLRAELVEDLGWLTEAQLVDAVAVGQVTPGPVFTTATFIGYVLAGPAGAIVATAGIFLPAFVFVALSGPLVPRIRSSRVASAFLDGVNIASLALMVVVTVQLGLATIIDVPTLAIAVASAVVLVKWKPSATWLVVAGAALGWIVHALGLAS, encoded by the coding sequence GTGGAGACGGAGAATTCGCGAACGTCGCTGCGCGAATTGGCGCTCTTGTTCCTGCGCCTGGGTGCGACTGCGTTCGGCGGCCCCGCCGCGCACATCGCGATGATCCACGACGAGGTGGTCACGCGCCGGAAGTGGCTGAGCGAGCAGCGCTTCCTCGACCTGCTCGGCGCGGCGAACCTGATCCCGGGCCCGACCTCGACCGAGCTCGCGATCCACGTGGGCTGGGAGCGGCGTCGGGGTGTCGGGCTCCTCGTCGCCGGCGTGTGCTTCATCGTCCCCGCGATGCTCGTGACCGCAGCGTGCGGCTGGGCGTACGTCGAGTACGCAGCGCTGCCTCAGGTCGGGTGGATCCTGTATGGCGTCGCCCCGGTCGTCCTGGGCATCGTGGTGCAGGCGATCGCGGGGCTCGCTCCGAAGGCGGCGCGCACGCGCGTGCTGCGCTTGCTCGCGGCGCTCGCGGTGGCGCTCGTCGCAGCGGGCCTCCACGAGCTCGCGGTGCTGTTCGTGATCGGCGTGCTCGCGATCTTCGCCGAGCGGCCGAGCACACCGGCCGAGCCCGAGGGGCCGCCGCCCGCGCCGATGTGGTGGTGGCCGTTCGGCGCCGGCGGTGCTGCGGCGACGGGCGCGAGCGCGATCACGCTGCCCGCGATCTTCTGGGTGTTCTGCAAGATCGGATCGGTGCTCTTCGGGAGCGGCTACGTGCTGCTCGCGTTCCTCCGCGCCGAGCTCGTCGAGGACCTCGGCTGGCTCACCGAGGCGCAGCTCGTCGATGCCGTCGCGGTGGGTCAGGTCACGCCCGGTCCGGTGTTCACCACCGCGACGTTCATCGGCTACGTGCTCGCGGGCCCGGCGGGCGCGATCGTCGCGACCGCGGGGATCTTCCTGCCCGCGTTCGTGTTCGTCGCGCTGAGCGGTCCGCTCGTCCCCCGCATCCGCAGCTCCCGCGTGGCCTCGGCGTTCCTCGACGGAGTGAACATCGCGTCGCTCGCGCTGATGGTCGTCGTCACCGTGCAGCTCGGCCTCGCGACGATCATCGACGTGCCGACGCTGGCGATCGCCGTCGCGAGCGCGGTCGTGCTGGTGAAGTGGAAGCCGAGCGCGACCTGGCTCGTGGTGGCGGGCGCGGCGCTCGGATGGATCGTGCACGCGCTCGGCCTCGCGTCATGA